A stretch of the Oenococcus sp. UCMA 16435 genome encodes the following:
- a CDS encoding ABC transporter substrate-binding protein/permease, with protein sequence MIFPIFAVGASAKKKHYNITTDVTYPPFEFQKKNGKYTGIDVEIIRAIAKREGFTMTLKPISFNSGAQMVLSGQMDGIIAAMTITSARKEVYDFSKPYYRTGIIWAVSKKSHITKLSQLRGKTVALKTGTASADYAKALQKKYGFKVTYFNDSNTMYNDVVVGNSAATFEDQSVMKYAIKNGLQLKIPSNKIGNAGYYGFAVKKGKNKALLKAFNRGLASIKKDGTYDKIVKKYLGESQKKISGNSASTKDSSSIWYLLKENWPSFVNGIIETLKLTVVGILLASIWGILMGVLGVAESKFLRAFSNIIIYIFRGLPLLVLAFFIYIGLPHLLDVKIPAFIAGILTLTLNEGAYTGAFVKGGFLAVDEGQMEAARSNGLSYWQSMRYVVMPQGMRIMVPSLINQFIITLKDTSILQAIGLVELTQTGNLIVARTQQGFQIWAIVAVIYLVMITLLTWLSNFVQSKIKA encoded by the coding sequence TTGATTTTTCCTATTTTTGCAGTCGGGGCATCAGCAAAAAAAAAACATTACAATATTACAACTGATGTGACCTATCCACCTTTTGAATTTCAAAAGAAAAACGGAAAATATACCGGAATTGATGTTGAGATTATTAGAGCGATTGCTAAACGCGAAGGTTTTACAATGACTTTAAAACCAATATCATTCAACTCGGGAGCTCAAATGGTTCTTTCCGGGCAAATGGACGGTATCATCGCGGCCATGACTATCACGTCTGCAAGAAAAGAAGTTTACGATTTTAGTAAACCCTATTACCGAACCGGAATTATTTGGGCAGTTTCTAAAAAATCGCATATTACAAAACTTTCTCAACTTAGAGGAAAGACGGTTGCCTTAAAAACAGGAACGGCATCGGCGGATTATGCTAAAGCTTTACAAAAAAAGTACGGTTTTAAGGTTACTTATTTTAATGATTCCAATACTATGTATAACGACGTTGTAGTTGGAAATTCAGCCGCGACTTTTGAGGATCAGTCTGTTATGAAGTATGCAATAAAAAATGGTCTGCAGTTAAAAATTCCAAGTAACAAGATTGGAAATGCCGGTTATTATGGTTTCGCCGTTAAAAAAGGAAAGAATAAAGCGCTTTTGAAAGCTTTCAATCGTGGTTTGGCTTCAATCAAAAAAGACGGTACTTATGATAAAATCGTCAAAAAATACCTTGGTGAGAGTCAAAAAAAGATCTCTGGCAATTCGGCCAGCACTAAAGATTCATCTTCGATTTGGTACTTATTAAAAGAGAATTGGCCGAGTTTTGTCAACGGAATAATTGAGACATTAAAATTAACAGTTGTAGGAATACTTTTGGCATCAATTTGGGGAATCCTTATGGGAGTCTTGGGAGTTGCCGAATCAAAGTTTCTCCGCGCTTTTTCCAACATAATTATTTACATTTTTCGTGGTTTACCGCTCTTGGTTCTGGCTTTCTTTATTTATATTGGCCTTCCGCATCTTTTAGATGTAAAAATTCCAGCCTTCATCGCGGGTATTTTGACACTAACTCTTAACGAAGGTGCCTATACAGGTGCATTTGTCAAAGGAGGTTTTTTGGCCGTTGACGAAGGACAGATGGAAGCGGCCCGTTCCAACGGGCTAAGCTATTGGCAATCAATGCGCTATGTCGTTATGCCACAAGGAATGAGAATTATGGTACCTAGTTTGATTAATCAATTTATCATTACCCTTAAGGATACTTCGATTCTTCAAGCAATTGGTCTGGTTGAACTCACTCAGACAGGGAATTTAATTGTCGCTAGAACACAACAGGGTTTTCAGATCTGGGCAATTGTTGCGGTCATCTACTTGGTCATGATCACGCTATTGACTTGGCTTTCTAATTTTGTTCAATCCAAAATAAAAGCTTAG
- a CDS encoding NAD-dependent protein deacylase gives MLTDEIQNLFNISKRIVFMTGAGVSTASGIPDYRSKGGLYTTSALDRPEYLLSHTCFQKDPKRQYKFMKENMYFPDAKPNVIHKKMAEFVKAGKARVITQNVDGLHTKLDPSTIEFHGSLYRIYAPIDNKTANVDDYLKSMYRSSDHAILRPAITFYEEMPQHVQEAIATVSKADLVVVVGTSFQVYPFAGLIDYAPAGAVKIAINMERINTTAPIRQIIGDATKFFSELILH, from the coding sequence ATGCTTACTGATGAAATTCAAAATTTATTTAATATTTCAAAACGTATTGTTTTTATGACGGGAGCCGGTGTTTCAACGGCTTCGGGAATTCCCGATTATCGGAGCAAAGGGGGACTTTATACAACAAGTGCCCTGGACAGACCGGAATATTTGTTGAGTCATACCTGCTTTCAAAAAGACCCGAAAAGACAATATAAATTCATGAAAGAAAACATGTATTTTCCTGACGCCAAACCAAATGTAATTCACAAAAAAATGGCTGAATTTGTCAAGGCTGGGAAAGCGCGTGTTATTACTCAGAATGTTGATGGTTTGCATACGAAGCTTGATCCTTCGACTATTGAGTTTCACGGTTCTTTATATCGAATTTATGCACCGATTGATAATAAAACAGCCAATGTCGATGATTATCTAAAATCGATGTATCGTTCTTCTGACCATGCGATCTTGCGTCCTGCTATAACTTTTTACGAAGAAATGCCTCAACATGTCCAAGAAGCGATCGCGACTGTTTCCAAAGCTGATTTGGTTGTTGTAGTTGGAACTAGCTTCCAGGTTTATCCTTTTGCCGGTTTAATCGATTACGCACCGGCTGGAGCTGTTAAAATTGCTATTAATATGGAGCGAATTAATACAACTGCCCCTATTCGACAAATTATTGGAGATGCAACAAAATTCTTTTCTGAGTTGATCTTGCATTAG
- a CDS encoding asparaginase — MKRILVLATGGTISSTPQKNGLAPGMTIDQLSSFFDQVDNEIEFIPVMDKDSTNIQPEDWLIIGKEILEHPEFDAYIITHGTDTMAYTASALSYLLNDLKKTVVLTGSQIPLSFEHTDAKRNIADALTVASKADFPGVYLVFDGQVIAGTRAVKVKSHSFDAFASINFPVVAKVENNQLEKKYNPTFNPAAFKTKFSLDTNVYLLKAFPGLSANFFDFALKEKAGLIVESFGNGGLPDIGRDLVSGVKSLSNANLPVIITTQIMNEGQDISLYEVGQKVAAAGGITSGDMNTEAIVAKLMWAMAQTKDLSQIKKIIQTPIAHDLDRL, encoded by the coding sequence ATGAAGAGAATTCTCGTTTTAGCAACAGGTGGAACAATCAGTTCTACACCCCAGAAAAACGGTTTGGCGCCAGGAATGACGATTGATCAATTATCATCGTTTTTTGATCAAGTCGATAATGAAATTGAATTTATTCCAGTCATGGATAAAGATTCGACTAATATTCAACCGGAAGATTGGTTAATAATTGGTAAAGAAATTTTAGAGCATCCAGAATTCGATGCCTATATCATCACTCACGGAACCGACACAATGGCTTACACGGCTTCTGCTCTTTCTTATTTGCTAAATGATTTAAAAAAGACCGTTGTTTTGACCGGTTCACAAATTCCTCTATCCTTTGAACATACCGATGCCAAAAGAAACATTGCCGACGCTTTAACCGTTGCTTCAAAAGCGGATTTTCCCGGAGTTTATTTAGTTTTCGACGGTCAAGTGATCGCCGGAACAAGAGCGGTAAAAGTTAAGTCTCATTCCTTTGATGCCTTTGCCAGCATTAATTTCCCGGTTGTTGCAAAAGTTGAAAATAATCAGCTGGAGAAAAAATATAATCCCACTTTTAATCCCGCAGCCTTCAAAACAAAATTCTCTCTCGATACAAATGTGTATTTATTAAAAGCTTTCCCAGGCTTATCAGCCAACTTCTTTGATTTTGCTTTGAAAGAAAAAGCAGGTTTAATCGTTGAGAGTTTTGGAAACGGCGGTTTACCGGATATCGGACGCGACCTGGTTTCTGGTGTAAAAAGCCTATCCAACGCCAATTTGCCGGTAATTATTACAACTCAGATTATGAACGAAGGTCAAGATATCAGCCTCTACGAAGTTGGTCAAAAAGTAGCGGCGGCCGGAGGAATTACATCCGGGGATATGAATACCGAAGCAATTGTAGCTAAGCTGATGTGGGCCATGGCACAAACCAAAGACCTATCTCAGATCAAAAAAATCATACAAACGCCTATCGCCCACGACCTAGATAGACTATAA
- a CDS encoding ATP-binding cassette domain-containing protein has product MIRVERGEKKYKGDHSLLTNVNCNFHSGNLYALTGPSGIGKSTILDCLAKLNYFTSGDVWVDDINLDDIKPLDYFRNYLGYLFQNYALIEEDSVQRNLNISRHFSKQDLVSAFAYFSLDESYLKRKVFTLSGGEAQRVALSRLYLKNPKIVLADEPTGALDFQNTEIVVQSLRHLADMDKIVIVATHDHFVAGQADQVIDVSQYSPR; this is encoded by the coding sequence ATGATTAGAGTTGAACGAGGAGAAAAAAAGTATAAAGGTGATCACAGTCTTTTGACGAATGTCAACTGCAATTTTCATAGTGGTAATCTTTATGCACTTACCGGTCCATCCGGTATTGGAAAATCGACAATTCTTGATTGCCTAGCTAAATTAAATTATTTTACCTCGGGTGACGTTTGGGTTGACGATATCAATTTAGACGACATTAAGCCCCTAGATTATTTCAGGAATTATTTAGGTTATCTTTTCCAAAATTATGCACTGATTGAAGAAGACAGTGTTCAGCGTAATCTCAATATTAGCAGACATTTTTCTAAACAAGATTTGGTCTCTGCCTTTGCTTATTTCTCATTAGATGAATCCTATTTGAAGCGTAAGGTTTTTACGCTATCGGGTGGCGAAGCGCAGCGGGTTGCGTTGTCACGTCTTTATTTAAAAAATCCAAAAATTGTTTTAGCTGATGAACCGACTGGTGCACTTGATTTTCAAAACACAGAAATCGTTGTGCAAAGTCTGCGTCACTTGGCCGATATGGATAAAATTGTGATTGTGGCTACGCATGATCACTTTGTGGCTGGACAGGCCGATCAAGTAATTGATGTTAGCCAATATAGCCCTCGTTAA
- a CDS encoding ABC transporter permease subunit, giving the protein MQAVRQEFFKSFHRLNYLVYSLIIFFTPILAMIAYLLVDPSHAEVDFVYHHGYFDAFIFIFMLVSFGSTLAEEFQFDTIKVIVSRGNSRAIIFFAKIIKLFFDYILWYFLAATSYLLCWLIAFAGKDFGKSITFANKGLVFASSGHGEITYILENFVTYLLYIFLIGSIAIMLSSLLKSNSIAIASAFIIWLGGSVVSSLLSAFLYKHFHLIKWNPFNVSTYIQLQVFDGSKTMVQLSHLSQTGIISASIVWTLVFFVIAGVVFNRRNL; this is encoded by the coding sequence ATGCAGGCAGTTAGACAAGAGTTTTTTAAATCTTTTCATCGTTTGAATTATTTGGTTTATAGTCTGATTATATTTTTCACTCCAATCTTGGCTATGATTGCTTATTTATTAGTCGACCCAAGCCATGCTGAAGTAGATTTTGTTTATCATCATGGTTATTTTGATGCCTTTATTTTTATTTTCATGCTTGTCTCATTTGGTTCGACGCTTGCCGAAGAATTTCAATTCGATACGATCAAAGTGATTGTTTCGCGTGGTAATTCAAGAGCGATTATTTTCTTTGCAAAAATTATTAAATTATTTTTCGATTATATTCTTTGGTATTTTCTTGCTGCAACAAGCTATCTTCTTTGTTGGTTGATCGCATTTGCCGGTAAAGATTTTGGCAAATCGATAACATTTGCCAATAAAGGACTTGTATTCGCTTCAAGCGGACACGGGGAAATCACTTATATCTTGGAAAATTTTGTTACTTATCTTCTATATATATTCTTAATTGGTTCAATAGCAATAATGCTTTCAAGTCTTTTGAAATCAAATTCGATTGCCATAGCTTCGGCTTTTATAATTTGGTTGGGCGGCAGCGTTGTTAGTAGTTTGTTATCAGCTTTTCTTTACAAACATTTCCACTTAATTAAATGGAATCCCTTTAATGTCAGCACTTATATTCAGCTTCAAGTATTTGACGGTTCTAAAACTATGGTTCAGCTCTCGCATCTTAGTCAAACGGGAATTATTAGCGCTTCAATTGTTTGGACCTTAGTATTTTTCGTTATTGCTGGAGTTGTTTTCAACCGGCGTAACCTGTAA
- a CDS encoding ABC transporter ATP-binding protein — MLKIENLTKTLEDKKVISDISFSLKPGQIVGLIGRNGVGKTTLFRLISGEYLPDRGTVASDESADARSEIFYLDSPDNFTNAFTANQLARIFKVSYPRLDIGWFKSLVKTNSLSLNKKISGMSKGQRGLILAISAITSKSKYIFLDEPLDGLDLIIRDQVKQMLITAVSNNNTSVMIASHNLEELDFLADRIILLKNGKIEKDYLPGEELKTANIAKLQMVIEGELPKVVSECGHILEKRGHLYVVLFKDYNSKIATRIKRTKAQYIEQLPVNSDDIFRATFEEDYRLRQSAGKRINK, encoded by the coding sequence ATGCTGAAAATTGAGAATTTAACGAAAACTTTAGAGGATAAAAAAGTTATTTCTGATATTAGTTTCTCGTTAAAACCTGGTCAAATTGTTGGTTTGATCGGGCGTAATGGAGTTGGTAAAACAACTCTTTTTCGCTTGATTAGCGGAGAATATTTGCCCGATCGTGGCACGGTTGCGTCTGACGAATCCGCTGATGCTCGCTCGGAAATTTTTTATCTCGATTCCCCGGATAATTTTACGAATGCTTTTACTGCAAATCAGTTGGCACGAATTTTTAAAGTCAGTTATCCAAGACTTGATATTGGTTGGTTTAAGAGTTTGGTTAAGACAAACAGTCTTTCTCTTAACAAAAAAATTTCAGGTATGTCAAAAGGACAACGTGGTTTAATCTTGGCTATTTCTGCTATTACGAGTAAATCCAAATATATTTTCCTCGATGAACCATTAGATGGCTTGGATTTAATTATTAGAGACCAGGTAAAGCAAATGTTGATTACCGCTGTTTCCAATAACAATACATCGGTTATGATTGCCTCCCACAATTTAGAGGAATTGGATTTTTTGGCCGATCGAATTATTTTATTAAAAAATGGGAAGATTGAAAAAGATTATTTGCCGGGTGAAGAATTAAAAACTGCTAACATCGCTAAACTTCAGATGGTAATTGAAGGCGAATTACCAAAAGTTGTTTCGGAATGCGGACATATTTTAGAAAAACGCGGACATTTATATGTTGTTCTTTTTAAAGATTACAACAGCAAGATAGCAACTCGGATTAAGCGAACCAAAGCACAATATATTGAACAATTGCCGGTTAATTCCGATGATATTTTTCGAGCCACTTTTGAAGAGGACTATCGTTTACGCCAATCGGCAGGTAAGAGGATCAATAAATAA
- a CDS encoding GntR family transcriptional regulator yields the protein MAITQKRPIYLQLVDRIKNEVATDVLSANDQLPSVRETALQEKINPNTVAKAYKELEAQKVIRTIPGKGTFITGNTASVKNSNQNRLLADLSQVINELVKNGVKGEKIKKIVNNILGGKNAEN from the coding sequence ATGGCAATAACTCAGAAAAGACCGATCTATTTACAATTAGTTGATCGAATTAAAAATGAAGTTGCAACTGACGTTTTATCTGCCAACGACCAGCTTCCGTCTGTTCGCGAGACAGCTTTACAGGAAAAAATTAACCCGAACACTGTGGCGAAAGCTTATAAAGAACTTGAAGCCCAAAAAGTAATTCGAACAATTCCTGGAAAGGGCACTTTTATAACCGGCAATACAGCCAGTGTCAAAAATTCGAATCAAAATCGTTTGCTTGCTGATTTATCTCAAGTGATTAACGAATTAGTCAAAAACGGTGTCAAGGGAGAGAAAATCAAAAAAATTGTCAACAACATACTGGGAGGGAAGAATGCTGAAAATTGA
- a CDS encoding hydroxymethylglutaryl-CoA reductase, degradative produces MTKFYEKNYQERLAEIISDSSLAKSFQEQAVFSHENLIENYLTDFSIPVGILRKLVVDGKKYVVPMAIEEPSVVAAANNGSKYLTNIQTVYQTHLRFGQILVIGDFDQINLIYQNNQKQLKEIADSAYPSIVKRGGGLQQIHFRQLDGDHFSFDILINTKDAMGANIINTILESLAEFLRNKGVNVIAAIISNLPTTSMTELKATVSGIDRKTAEKIAELSHFGLLDLHRAATDNKGFLNGASSVVLATGNDWRAFEAGAHAYAAVDGNYKSFASWKINSKNQLIARVKLPVSLGIVGGTISGLKTAQAALRLLDVKSADELAKVVLATGLVQNFAALKTLVTEGIQKGHMKMQHRAEGDVHAEN; encoded by the coding sequence ATGACTAAATTTTATGAAAAAAACTATCAAGAACGTCTTGCCGAAATAATCAGTGATTCAAGTTTAGCGAAAAGCTTCCAGGAACAAGCTGTTTTTAGTCATGAAAATTTAATTGAAAACTATTTGACAGATTTTTCTATTCCGGTTGGTATCCTGCGAAAGCTAGTAGTTGATGGAAAAAAATATGTCGTTCCGATGGCAATCGAGGAACCAAGTGTTGTTGCAGCAGCAAATAATGGATCTAAATATTTAACAAATATTCAAACTGTTTATCAGACTCATTTACGTTTTGGACAGATTTTGGTAATTGGTGATTTCGATCAAATAAATCTGATTTATCAAAACAATCAAAAGCAACTCAAAGAAATTGCTGATTCTGCCTATCCCTCAATTGTCAAACGAGGTGGTGGCCTCCAGCAGATCCATTTTCGGCAGCTGGACGGAGATCATTTTTCTTTTGATATTTTAATTAATACAAAGGATGCAATGGGAGCCAACATTATTAATACCATTCTTGAGAGCTTGGCCGAGTTTTTACGCAATAAAGGTGTTAATGTAATTGCAGCGATTATCTCTAATTTACCGACGACAAGCATGACCGAATTAAAGGCAACCGTTTCAGGTATTGATCGGAAAACCGCTGAAAAAATTGCCGAATTATCGCACTTTGGTTTGCTTGACTTACATCGTGCAGCAACTGACAACAAAGGTTTTCTTAATGGTGCTTCATCCGTTGTTTTGGCAACCGGAAACGATTGGCGGGCTTTTGAAGCCGGTGCCCATGCTTATGCAGCCGTTGACGGCAATTATAAATCTTTTGCTTCTTGGAAGATTAATTCCAAAAATCAATTGATTGCCCGTGTTAAATTACCGGTTAGTTTGGGAATTGTTGGCGGAACGATTAGTGGCCTAAAAACGGCACAAGCCGCCTTACGCTTGCTTGATGTTAAATCGGCTGACGAGCTTGCGAAAGTTGTTTTGGCAACCGGTTTGGTACAAAATTTTGCTGCCTTAAAGACCTTGGTTACCGAGGGAATCCAAAAAGGACATATGAAAATGCAGCATCGCGCTGAAGGAGACGTTCACGCAGAAAATTGA
- a CDS encoding phosphoenolpyruvate carboxylase produces MDRKIPNIMGTQHPDNAGVPFFKSDQSKNPFITAYKEVDEAFNNFAVLDTDEYMWDWEGKHADAAVIDRLYSEHYDYFKKHQLGRDKFLTFRLPNIWEEKGYSLMQAMATMLSAEDFARDLSFEQRPLFEAILPMAQTAEQLVEIEDKFSKLAHFKSDEFTSGSNNTDHIEMIPLFEGFKTQLHSPEILKEYLRLYKKRTGQSLPYLRVFLAGSDSALSNGFMNSIIGNKLALTRLSEFSDQSGVPIFPIAGTGSTIFRGGLSPKWIKRYLQEFPGLKTATVQSAFRYDYPLNQVQSAIKELRSGLQNNQPVSMTDQEQSILISVAKKSARCYHETLDQLINDLQKIFDAFPKRRDRRQHVGILSYSRQVDGYKMPRAITFTGSLYSVGVPPEFIGFGRALMSLNAEELAVFIRHYPNLKNDFTFLAHYISVDALESLIAKNPAWSEAKKDIQDLQSILQFEIGPSNEKEEEHSRLASDLVKISDPTTRTLLIQKQAVLRNFLG; encoded by the coding sequence ATTGATAGAAAAATTCCTAATATTATGGGTACACAACATCCTGACAATGCAGGAGTTCCTTTTTTTAAGAGTGATCAGAGTAAAAATCCTTTTATCACTGCATATAAAGAAGTCGATGAAGCTTTTAATAATTTTGCTGTTTTGGATACCGATGAGTATATGTGGGATTGGGAAGGCAAACATGCCGATGCCGCTGTAATCGATCGTTTATATTCTGAACATTACGATTATTTTAAAAAACACCAACTTGGTCGTGATAAATTTCTAACTTTTCGTCTGCCGAATATTTGGGAAGAAAAAGGTTATAGTCTGATGCAGGCAATGGCAACAATGCTCTCAGCTGAGGATTTTGCCAGAGACTTGTCTTTTGAACAGCGTCCTTTGTTTGAAGCAATTCTGCCAATGGCTCAGACAGCCGAACAGTTAGTTGAAATCGAAGATAAGTTCTCAAAATTAGCTCATTTTAAATCTGACGAATTTACAAGTGGCTCAAATAATACTGATCATATTGAAATGATTCCTTTATTTGAGGGATTTAAAACCCAACTGCATTCGCCGGAAATTTTAAAAGAGTATCTGCGCTTGTATAAAAAACGCACCGGACAGTCTCTTCCTTATCTGCGTGTTTTTTTGGCTGGTTCCGATTCCGCTTTAAGCAATGGATTTATGAATTCTATTATTGGCAACAAACTTGCCTTGACGCGTTTGTCAGAGTTTTCCGATCAAAGTGGTGTACCGATTTTTCCGATCGCCGGAACTGGTTCGACAATTTTTCGCGGTGGTTTATCGCCGAAATGGATCAAACGCTATCTACAAGAATTTCCTGGTTTAAAAACGGCAACCGTTCAATCCGCCTTTCGTTATGATTATCCGCTTAATCAAGTACAGTCGGCAATTAAAGAACTTCGTTCTGGTCTCCAAAATAACCAACCGGTTTCAATGACTGATCAGGAACAAAGTATTTTAATTAGTGTTGCTAAGAAATCGGCTCGTTGCTATCATGAGACTCTTGATCAACTTATTAACGATTTACAAAAAATTTTCGATGCTTTTCCAAAGCGGCGTGATCGTCGGCAGCATGTTGGCATTCTCAGTTATTCTCGACAAGTCGACGGATATAAGATGCCACGGGCAATCACTTTTACCGGGAGCTTGTACTCGGTCGGTGTTCCGCCGGAATTTATTGGTTTTGGTCGTGCTTTGATGAGCTTGAATGCTGAAGAATTAGCAGTATTTATTCGCCATTATCCAAATTTGAAAAACGACTTTACTTTCCTGGCTCATTATATTAGTGTGGATGCCTTGGAGAGCTTGATTGCCAAAAATCCAGCCTGGTCGGAAGCTAAAAAAGATATTCAGGATTTACAATCGATTCTCCAATTCGAGATCGGTCCAAGCAACGAGAAGGAAGAAGAACATTCTCGTTTGGCTTCCGACTTGGTTAAAATCTCTGATCCAACAACAAGAACACTTTTGATTCAAAAACAAGCTGTCTTGAGGAACTTTTTAGGTTAA
- the trpS gene encoding tryptophan--tRNA ligase has protein sequence MTKEIYLTGDRPTGKLHIGHYVGSLKNRVEMQNSGNYDSFVMIADTQAFTDNARDPEKIRNSLTEVALDYLAVGLDPKKTTIFVQSQIKGLFELTEYYMNLVSVARLQRNPTVKAEIQQKGFGESVPAGFFTYPVSQAADITIFRAQKVPAGDDQEPMIEQARELVRSFNSVYHTDTLVEPEGVFPPNGLGRIPGIDGNAKMSKSLGNAIYLSDDQDLVAKKVKQMYTDPKHIRVEDPGHVEGNVVFTYLDIFDSDKKYVTELKDQYRHGGLGDMKLKKYLIDVLEAELKPIRERRQMFAKDIPAVLQMLKSGSDHANEVAEATMTKVRQAIGVNYFDDLK, from the coding sequence ATGACAAAAGAAATATATTTGACCGGTGATCGTCCAACCGGAAAACTTCATATTGGACATTATGTCGGCTCTTTGAAAAATCGTGTTGAAATGCAAAATTCCGGTAATTATGATTCCTTTGTTATGATTGCCGATACACAAGCTTTTACGGATAATGCGCGTGACCCGGAAAAAATTCGTAACAGTCTGACGGAAGTTGCTTTGGATTATTTGGCGGTTGGCCTGGATCCTAAAAAAACAACAATCTTTGTTCAATCACAGATTAAGGGTCTCTTTGAGTTGACCGAATATTATATGAATTTGGTTTCAGTAGCGCGCCTGCAAAGGAATCCAACTGTTAAAGCCGAGATTCAGCAAAAAGGTTTTGGCGAATCTGTTCCGGCCGGATTTTTTACTTATCCGGTCAGCCAAGCGGCCGATATTACCATTTTTCGTGCACAAAAAGTTCCCGCTGGGGATGACCAGGAACCGATGATCGAACAGGCTCGCGAATTGGTTCGTTCTTTTAATTCTGTTTATCATACTGATACGCTTGTCGAACCGGAAGGTGTTTTTCCTCCGAATGGGCTTGGTCGAATTCCTGGTATCGACGGCAATGCAAAAATGTCCAAATCTTTGGGTAATGCAATTTATTTGTCTGATGATCAAGACCTTGTTGCAAAAAAAGTTAAACAAATGTATACCGATCCCAAACATATCCGTGTTGAAGATCCGGGACATGTTGAAGGAAATGTTGTTTTTACCTATTTGGATATTTTTGATTCAGACAAAAAATATGTCACTGAATTAAAGGACCAATATAGACATGGAGGACTTGGCGATATGAAACTCAAGAAGTATTTAATTGACGTTCTTGAAGCTGAACTCAAACCTATTAGAGAGCGGCGACAAATGTTTGCAAAAGATATTCCGGCTGTTTTGCAGATGCTTAAAAGCGGTTCCGACCATGCAAACGAGGTTGCCGAAGCAACGATGACGAAAGTTCGTCAAGCGATCGGTGTAAATTATTTTGATGATTTAAAATGA
- a CDS encoding ATP-binding cassette domain-containing protein, which produces MLENTASLLSVKAVNKTFGHRKVLFDVSFNIEPGRIVGLIGPNGAGKTTIMKSIAGLTGYEGTIEIDGKKVSKSHTTSLKKVGSLIETPGIYPYMSGYNNLKLYAQGTSAEELGKIMEQTMITEFANRKAKKYSLGMKQRLGVAIAMLDNPELIILDEPMNGLDPQSVHSMRALLRNLADQGVSVLISSHILSELELVADDLVVVNHGHILFNGTKTDFFASQSHGNEGSTIVLQTGNDSKAEDLLKTSGFQTTNITEDLQVLTDEKHNLNKLLQQLVMNKIEIKGIREEKQSLEDSFIDLINGGEE; this is translated from the coding sequence ATGCTTGAGAATACTGCGAGTTTATTAAGCGTTAAAGCAGTTAATAAAACCTTTGGTCACCGGAAAGTCTTATTTGATGTTTCTTTTAATATCGAACCAGGTCGAATTGTTGGATTAATTGGACCAAATGGAGCTGGGAAGACAACGATTATGAAATCGATTGCAGGTTTGACTGGTTATGAAGGAACAATCGAGATTGACGGAAAAAAAGTTTCTAAGTCGCACACGACATCTTTGAAAAAAGTCGGCTCTCTAATTGAGACCCCAGGAATTTACCCATATATGTCCGGATATAATAATCTGAAATTATATGCTCAGGGAACTTCTGCCGAAGAATTGGGCAAAATCATGGAACAAACAATGATTACCGAGTTCGCCAATAGAAAAGCAAAAAAATATTCATTGGGGATGAAGCAACGTCTTGGCGTTGCAATTGCAATGCTTGATAATCCGGAATTGATAATTTTGGATGAACCAATGAACGGTCTTGATCCACAATCGGTTCATTCTATGCGTGCTTTATTGCGTAACCTTGCTGATCAAGGAGTTTCTGTTTTGATTAGTTCTCATATTTTAAGCGAACTAGAGTTAGTGGCCGACGATTTAGTTGTAGTGAATCATGGACATATTTTGTTTAATGGGACAAAAACTGATTTCTTTGCCAGTCAATCACATGGGAATGAAGGTTCGACGATTGTTTTACAAACCGGAAACGATTCCAAAGCAGAAGATCTTTTAAAGACTTCAGGTTTTCAAACAACAAATATTACAGAAGATTTGCAGGTATTAACCGATGAAAAGCACAATTTAAATAAATTGTTGCAGCAATTGGTTATGAATAAGATTGAAATCAAAGGTATCAGAGAGGAAAAACAAAGTTTGGAAGATTCATTTATTGATTTGATTAATGGAGGTGAAGAATAA